A genomic stretch from Plasmodium brasilianum strain Bolivian I chromosome 9, whole genome shotgun sequence includes:
- a CDS encoding kinesin-X4, with protein MQENIKVFLRIKPNVENLSELKNEDCAIYKVNNNQLHLFEKKKNYNDMNEVKTKIFNFNHIFNVDTKQNDIFDSLGKSLINNFINGYNSSILAYGNTNSGKTYTIYGDGSNSENKENNGLIFFCMNYFFDLKNIRKIFQLSQLSTTTDDIIKYYSQFHDNIIREDKKGNTYVENITMLPIKNIDDVTDIINLCFKYRKTHATKKNLVSSRSHCLLTVYQHREKQLISQINFIDLAGSEKFNDIEMVNKKELININNTLSVLNRVIIALSTKNRIIQNMEKKNENEILKNEAICSASVHVPYRDSKLTRLLKNSLNGNSFTYILICLNLNSYKIDDFINSLIFAKRCKKIKQRIKKISRSKHSSKSENCRNDSSDDNNTYESFDSNTENFQFLVDENKGDDPQFFEKHLIHNKKRNVLKTLNHTYNTVINKLLVLFTHAIRKKFSDIVKEKRSIINNLIKIIKSEENNKEELKRYKNYLTKILKKKKKDLINNEIYLNDLIHSKRNETETGIQNYYPHQLCTNKSLSICQIKDHTLNDLSRLPIDLCQKQDYSSTSNKIEEDEFTRTIENNTLKQYPEMSAWVDNAPSQKNISRGISQDISSNFISSKILEKNELKDDPFLLPMYKTISIYDKQTKDEHDIKHVYLDIDEIYKIELNQLNEKIKIMIEINLLAISLFTNVEKLAKILKNVYKKKYNVILMNGKKTLNIPNYNYKEFKKVYDFNHPQLEQSSQMDSPCLLIKDMDKNIVSLYQKINERQTLHKSKKG; from the exons ATGCAGGAAAACATTAAGGTTTTTCTAAGAATTAAACCTAACGTGGAAAATTTGtctgaattaaaaaatgaagattgTGCAATATATAAAGTTAACAATAATCAATTACATttattcgaaaaaaaaaaaaactacaaTGATATGAATGAAGTGAAAActaaaattttcaatttcaATCATATTTTCAATGTTGATACTAAgcaaaatgatatatttgaTTCATTGGGAAAAAGCTTAATAAATAACTTTATTA acGGTTATAACAGCTCCATATTGGCTTATGGAAACACCAATAGTGGAAAaacatatacaatatatgGTGATGGATCTAATtcagaaaataaagaaaataatggactaattttcttttgcatgaattacttttttgacttgaaaaatataa gaaaaatatttcaactTTCTCAGTTATCAACAACCACTGATGACATAATCAAGTATTATTCTCAATTTcatgataatataattagAGAAGATAAAAAGGGGAat ACATATGTGGAAAATATTACAATGCTACCCATAAAGAACATTGATGAT GTTACAGATATCATTAActtatgttttaaatatagaaaaactcatgctacaaaaaaaaatttggtgTCCTCGAGATCCCATTGCCTTTTGACTGTTTATCAACACAG gGAAAAGCAACTTATTTctcaaataaattttatcgATTTGGCTGGATCCGAAAAATTTAACGATATAGA GATGGTTAACAAAAAGGAGCTGATAAATATCAATAACACTCTGTCTGTTCTAAATAGAGTTATAATTGCTTTAAGTACAAAGAATAGAATCATtcaaaatatggaaaaaaaaaatgaaaacgaGATACTAAAAAATGAGGCCATTTGCTCTGCCAGTGTTCATGTCCCGTATAGAGATTCTAAATTGACAAGACTGCTAAAG AACAGCCTAAATGGAAACTCTTTCacttacattttaatttgcTTAAATTTGAATAGCTATAAAATAGACGATTTTATAAATAGCTTAATTTTCGCAAAAAGATGTAAAAAGATTAAacaaagaattaaaaaaattagtagaAGTAAACATTCATCAAAGTCTGAAAACTGTAGAAACGACTCTtctgatgataataatacttATGAAAGTTTTGATTCGAATACTGAGAATTTTCAATTTCTGGTAGATGAAAACAAGGGTGATGACCCccaattttttgaaaaacatcttatacataataaaaaaagaaatgtattaaaaaCGTTAAACCATACTTATAATACAGTTATAAATAAACTCTTAGTATTATTTACTCATGCTATTCGAAAGAAGTTTTCTGATATAGTTAAAGAGAAACGATCCATCATAaacaatttaattaaaattattaaatctgaagaaaataataaagaagaattaaaaagatataaaaattacttaaccaaaatattaaaaaagaaaaaaaaagatttaattaataatgaaatatatttaaatgatcTTATACATTCAAAACGAAATGAAACGGAAACAGGtattcaaaattattatccTCATCAACtatgtacaaataaaagCTTATCAATATGTCAAATAAAAGATCATACATTAAACGATTTAAGCAGGTTACCTATAGATCTCTGTCAAAAACAAGATTATTCGTCTACTTCTAACAAAATTGAAGAGGATGAATTTACGCGTactatagaaaataatacattaaagCAATACCCCGAGATGAGTGCATGGGTTGATAATGCACCTTCACAGAAGAATATCAGCCGGGGAATTTCTCAAGATATAAGTTCAAACTTTATATCATCcaaaatattagaaaagaACGAATTAAAAGATGATCCATTTTTACTCCCAATGTATAAGACAATTTCTATTTATGATAAACAAACAAAGGATGAACACGACATTAAACATGTCTATTTAGATATTGATGAGATATACAAAATAGAATTAAATCAattaaacgaaaaaattaaaatcatgatagaaataaatttactagccatttctttatttacaAATGTAGAAAAACTAGCCAAAATTCTGAAAAAcgtgtacaaaaaaaaatataatgttatattaatgaatggaaaaaaaacattaaatataCCTAACTATAACTATAAAGAATTCAAAAAAGTATATGATTTCAACCATCCCCAATTAGAGCAAAGTAGCCAAATGGACAGCCCttgtttattaataaaagatatggataaaaatatagtttcTTTGTATcagaaaataaatgaaagacAAACATTGCATAAGAGCAAGAAAGGTTAA